A window from Podospora bellae-mahoneyi strain CBS 112042 chromosome 1 map unlocalized CBS112042p_1, whole genome shotgun sequence encodes these proteins:
- the RCO3 gene encoding glucose transporter (COG:P; EggNog:ENOG503P0R5): protein MVGFGWRKPANVAGTSAPAILLSLFVATGGLLFGYDTGSINGILAMESFKKDFTTGYFDKEGVPGMYPSQVSLIVAMLSAGTMVGALISAPIGDLWGRRLSLIAALGVFCVGAIFQVCATNVALLVIGRTLAGIGVGVVSVLVPLYQSEMAPKWVRGTLVCAYQLSITAGLFAAAGVNILTHNMKGAAAYRIPIGLQLTWAVVLALGLLILPETPRYLIKRGYKDAAALSLSRLRRLDITHPALIEELAEIQANHEYELALGPDTYKDIFFGEPHLGRRTLTGCGLQMLQQLTGVNFIMYYGTDFFQKGGVDDPYLITLIMQIINMVSTLPGLFVVESWGRRRLLIVGAAGMAICQLLIASFATANGSNSETQSRILIIFVAIYIFFFAASWGPVVWVVTSEIYPLKVRAKSMSVSTAANWLLNFGIAYGTPYMVDTNRIEGSRSIDLGSRIFFLWGAFCILSIAFVWFMVYETSKISLEQIDEMYERVDHAWNSRRFEPSWSFQQMRDFGFSDSGIPPQEPQLELQQSRSSESQSETGGSSTNTATTSSQDDKLPIPIGHVDFSY from the exons ATGGTGGGCTTCGGTTGGCGAAAGCCAGCAAACGTCGCCGGCACCTCGGCGCCGGCCATCCTTTTATCGCTCTTTGTAGCCACAGGCGGGCTCTTGTTTGGATATGACACCGG GTCGATCAACGGTATTCTGGCGATGGAGTCGTTCAAGAAGGATTTCACCACCGGCTACTTCGACAAGGAGGGAGTACCCGGCATGTACCCAAGCCAAGTGTCACTGATTGTGGCAATGCTGAGTGCAGGAACGATGGTGGGAGCACTCATATCGGCGCCAATAGGTGACTTATGGGGCAGACGGCTCTCACTTATTGCCGCCCTGGGGGTGTTTTGTGTTGGTGCTATCTTCCAGGTGTGCGCGACAAATGTGGCCCTTCTTGTTATCGGGAG AACACTGGCGGGCATTGGAGTGGGCGTTGTCTCAGTTCTTGTCCCATTATATCAGTCTGAGATGGCACCAAAGTGGGTGCGTGGAACACTCGTCTGCGCCTATCAGCTATCAATCACGGCCGGTCtatttgctgctgccggcgtCAATATCTTAACTCATAATATGAAAGGGGCCGCCGCGTATCGCATCCCCATTGGTCTTCAGCTTACCTGGGCTGTTGTTTTGGCCCTTGGTCTGCTGATCCTACCAGAGACGCCCCGTTATCTTATCAAGCGCGGCTACAAAGACGCCGCTGCTCTTTCACTCAGCCGTCTACGTCGGCTCGACATCACCCACCCTGCTCTCATCGAGGAGCTCGCAGAAATCCAGGCAAACCATGAGTACGAACTAGCGCTTGGCCCTGACACTTACAAAGATATATTCTTTGGCGAACCACATCTGGGTCGCCGCACACTAACAGGCTGCGGGCTGCAAATGCTCCAGCAGCTCACAGGTGTCAATTTCATCATGTACTATGGCACCGACTTCTTTCAAAAGGGCGGTGTCGACGACCCCTatctcatcaccctcatcatgcAGATTATTAACATGGTCTCGACGCTGCCGGGTCTCTTCGTCGTCGAATCGTGGGGTAGACGAAGGCTGCTCATTGTCGGAGCCGCCGGCATGGCCATCTGCCAACTCTTGATTGCCTCGTTCGCTACCGCCAACGGAAGCAATTCGGAGACGCAGAGCCGCATCCTCATCATTTTCGTGGCCATATATATATTCTTTTTCGCAGCCTCCTGGGGTCCCGTGGTTTGGGTCGTCACATCAGAAATCTATCCGCTGAAGGTACGCGCGAAGTCGATGTCCGTCTCTACCGCCGCCAACTGGCTTTTGAACTTTGGCATTGCCTATGGGACCCCTTACATGGTGGACACAAATAGAATCGAAGGGTCCCGGTCAATCGATCTCGGATCTCGcattttctttctctggGGCGCATTCTGCATTCTCTCGATCGCCTTTGTCTGGTTTATGGTCTACGAGACGAGCAAGATCAGCTTGGAACAGATCGACGAAATGTACGAGAGGGTGGACCATGCGTGGAACAGTCGACGATTCGAACCGAGCTGGAGTTTCCAGCAGATGCGAGATTTCGGCTTCTCCGACAGTGGCATTCCTCCTCAGGAACCACAGCTCGAGCTGCAACAATCACGCAGCAGCGAATCACAGTCAGAAACAGGCGGAAGCTCGACGAATACGGCGACGACATCCTCACAGGACGATAAGCTACCGATTCCAATAGGCCATGTCGATTTCAGTTACTG
- a CDS encoding uncharacterized protein (EggNog:ENOG503P05R) has translation MWDTSFCHFTPPKFKLPQAILPPSPPQVALTHLTITTLRKPQSHPEICPHTPFKMGWFNGWFGGSPDNSSSDPLAHLDPKLREFLQKEAPVKYTPSSESSPPTPAVPPHRQLDQKSQDDQTAASLSTVPPESLFPDGRYAHLWKTYTPQSTIEAATKTDHEKLMDVLDSYKDRKAAIGRAALENCADEQFTWATCMKSGGVKARLTMCSDEVKKFERCYNNQSRLLKALGYLNTYGRSAEEDEMIQMRADELYHQMLRQEEEIKRAKEEGREAPEFRSVLEEAAKVRQRQQEAAGEAAGKVNIPPPPAELIASWKEKLEKLPEQDRAAEEAALRADYRANAEMAASIQGLWQEQAKQREERKKKGEETFMDRFRGMVAVGKVTEKKEDNNK, from the coding sequence ATGTGGGACACCTCTTTCTGCCACTTTACCCCGCCTAAATTCAAGCTTCCCCAAGCTATcttaccaccatcaccaccacaggtCGCATTAacccacctcaccatcaccactttGCGCAAaccccaatcccaccccGAAATCTGCCCACACACACCCTTCAAAATGGGCTGGTTCAACGGCTGGTTCGGCGGGAGCCCAgacaactcctcctccgaccccCTCGCCCACCTCGATCCCAAACTCCGCGAATTCCTTCAAAAAGAAGCCCCCGTCAAatacaccccctcctccgaatcctcccccccaacccccgccgTCCCACCACACCGCCAGCTCGACCAAAAATCCCAAGACGACCAAACCGCCGCCTCCCTATCCACCGTCCCCCCCGAATCCCTCTTCCCCGACGGCCGCTACGCCCACCTCTGGAAAACCTACACCCCCCAATCCACCATCGAAGCAGCAACCAAAACCGACCACGAAAAACTCATGGACGTCCTCGACTCGTACAAAGACCGCAAAGCCGCCATCGGCCGCGCCGCCCTCGAAAACTGCGCCGACGAGCAATTCACCTGGGCCACGTGCATGAAATCCGGGGGGGTCAAAGCCCGGCTGACAATGTGCTCTGACGAGGTCAAGAAATTCGAGCGCTGCTACAACAACCAATCCCGTCTTTTGAAAGCGTTGGGGTACCTGAACACCTATGGGAGaagcgccgaggaggatgagatgattCAGATGAGGGCCGATGAGCTGTATCATCAGATGttgaggcaggaggaggagatcaagagggccaaggaggaagggagggaggcgcCTGAGTTTAGGAgtgtgctggaggaggctgcaAAGGTTaggcagcggcagcaggaggctgctgggGAGGCGGCTGGGAAGGTGAATattccaccgccgccggccgAGTTGATCGCGAGTTGGAAGGAAAAGTTGGAGAAGTTGCCTGAGCAGGATagggcggccgaggaggcggcgTTGAGGGCGGATTATAGGGCTAATGCCGAGATGGCGGCGAGTATTCAAGGCCTGTGGCAGGAACAGGCGAaacagagggaggagaggaagaagaagggcgaggagaCGTTTATGGATCGGTTTAGGGGCATGGTTGCTGTGGGGAAGgtgacggagaagaaggaggataaCAACAAATAG
- a CDS encoding uncharacterized protein (EggNog:ENOG503P303; COG:S): protein MRGAGRHEVGDDLDFGFVIPIATEPEPEETIEEELPDASPLPPPPITSRPTPNTSAKRIHLDRDGVAQSSPSMGPSPSRRSVYNIPDGTSTERSASLPPRSPASVRAQGSSLRHMIRPPASDEVEEAENEEDHDVTMHDSQPEPEAVEEDVDMEDAPPAPYPRSVQRTAQKQRGPLSSVIAATKRITIHTSPEEPTPTVEEVVMESPADAPGSGKRQRTILLDQNSPVVGSSTLLHKVLEDLDETTQQNPGGIPASSSPVERRVRTRIRKSAEMRKMSESMSMRGSTMSVASPTSSRGKRRGPMLRSSSVVEGEENAAEDVDVPDAVEEEEPEEEEEEEEEEEEEGEREPEAEESAVLGADNDDVADAPEPQPELPEPKPEAVEEPEEKEAEEIGVQEATKRIGRKRPTRRTAPAPSPELGSDQPPMPVAESPALRKRRRREAVASPAQQQQPVKKVRTGKQPLKPQLPQHSSPAQPSPAQPSPTQPSPAQPSPRQPSPRPPTRRSQSKVQEKSKPKPKQQAKKPPAKRKPRTNSDDAEGKDSGDKVSGSVPITVQRFSKPHIDPETEADNLDDDEIQFSHRGPGVHILDVLSKLCDEMAENYMGKLRAAEEAAEDAATRREKKVMLRALEAFHRELMTKLLDHTIALDQLHGLRKRVKAAQKEKIAMRDEIMRVRAEREQVALRMDAIRMKHEVESREALRHISLSSAMHDIDLAVEKAQAAPELSAAEQKTADLANLELLVSRVADQASSKSDGGGTLKQIKEFNAFLERAAAAMEKRR from the exons ATGCGCGGTGCTGG TCGTCATGAAGTAGGGGATGACCTAGACTTTGGCTTTGTGATTCCCATCGCCACAGAACCAGAGCCAGAAGAGACAATCGAGGAAGAGCTCCCAGATGCTTCACCACTACCGCCACCTCCAATTACCAGCCGACCAACTCCAAACACATCCGCCAAGCGAATACACCTCGACCGCGATGGCGTTGCTCAATCCTCCCCGTCTATGGGCCCCAGCCCCTCTCGCCGATCTGTATACAACATACCCGACGGCACCAGTACCGAAAGATCAGCCTCACTGCCACCACGTTCCCCAGCGTCTGTTCGAGCTCAGGGCTCTTCTCTTCGCCATATGATCCGCCCCCCAGCTTcggatgaagttgaagaggCTGAAAATGAGGAGGACCACGATGTGACTATGCACGACTCGCAGCCCGAGCCAGAGGCCGtagaggaggatgtcgacaTGGAAGAtgcccctccagcaccatACCCACGATCCGTTCAAAGAACCGCACAAAAGCAACGAGGTCCGCTCTCCTCTGTCATTGCGGCGACAAAGCGGATTACTATCCACACTTCACCCGAGGAGCCAACGCCAACAGTGGAGGAGGTAGTCATGGAAAGCCCGGCTGATGCACCTGGCAGTGGGAAGCGGCAAAGGACTATCTTGCTCGATCAGAATAGCCCAGTCGTGGGGTCGAGTACGTTATTGCACAAGGTTTTGGAGGATCTAGATGAGACTACTCAGCAAAACCCTGGAGGTATTCCGGCAAGTTCTTCACCAGTAGAAAGGAGGGTCAGAACGAGGATACGAAAGAGCGCagagatgaggaagatgtcggAGAGTATGAGTATGAGAGGGAGTACAATGTCCGTGGCGTCTCCTACGTCTTCGAGGGGCAAGAGGAGGGGTCCAATGTTGAGGTCGAGCAgtgttgttgaaggtgaggagaATGCAGCAGAGGATGTGGATGTCCCGGATgccgttgaggaagaggagccagag gaggaggaggaggaggaggaggaggaggaggaggagggagaaagggagcccgaggcggaggagtcAGCTGTGCTTGGGGCAgataatgatgatgtggCCGATGCGCCAGAACCACAGCCGGAACTACCGGAGCCAAAACCAGAGGCCGTAGAGGAACCAGAGGAGAAAGAGGCTGAAGAGATTGGTGTGCAAGAGGCTACTAAACGAATAGGGAGGAAGCGGCCTACTCGCCGAACCGCCCCTGCTCCTTCACCAGAGCTAGGCTCAGACCAACCACCAATGCCGGTGGCAGAATCACCAGCACTGAGAAAACGGcgaaggagggaggcggtggccaGTCcagcacagcaacagcagcctgtCAAGAAGGTACGGACAGGCAAACAACCACTTAAACCACAGCTTCCACAACACTCATCGCCAGCACAACCTTCACCAGCGCAGCCCTCACCAACGCAGCCCTCACCAG CGCAACCCTCACCACGACAACCCTCCCCGCGACCACCAACACGCCGATCACAGTCCAAAGTTCAAGAGAAGTCCaagccaaaaccaaaacaacaGGCCAAAAAGCCACCAGCAAAGAGGAAACCAAGAACCAACTCCGACGATGCGGAGGGAAAAGACTCTGGAGATAAAGTCTCCGGCTCCGTCCCCATCACAGTCCAACGGTTCAGCAAGCCCCACATTGACCCTGAAACCGAAGCTGACAAcctcgacgatgacgaaATTCAATTTTCTCACCGCGGTCCGGGCGTCCATATTCTCGACGTGCTGTCCAAACTCTGCGACGAAATGGCCGAGAATTACATGGGGAAACTCCGCGCAGCAGAGGAAGCGGCGGAGGATGCCGCCACAAgaagggagaagaaggtgatgCTGAGAGCCTTGGAAGCCTTTCATAGGGAGTTGATGACCAAGCTTTTGGATCACACTATTGCCCTCGATCAGCTTCATGGCTTGCGCAAAAGGGTCAAGGCGGcgcagaaggagaagattgcGATGAGGGATGAGATCATGCGGGTtagggcggagagggagcaggTCGCGTTGAGGATGGATGCGATCAGGATGAAGCATGAGGTGGAGAGCAGGGAGGCGTTG CGAcacatctctctctcgtcGGCCATGCATGATATTGATCTTGCGGTGGAAAAGGCGCAAGCAGCACCAGAGCTGTCTGCCGCTGAGCAAAAGACGGCTGATCTCGCCAATCTTGAACTACTGGTCAGCCGAGTAGCTGATCAAGCCAGCTCGAAGAGCGATGGTGGGGGCACGTTGAAGCAAATCAAAGAGTTCAATGCCTTTTTAGAAAGAGCGGCTGCGGCGATGGAGAAAAGGAGGTAG